In Acinetobacter sp. C32I, one genomic interval encodes:
- the fur gene encoding ferric iron uptake transcriptional regulator: MPISNQDLRKAGLKVTLPRIKILELLENSKQHHLSAEDIYKTLLEQGEDVGLATVYRVLTQFEAAGIIQRHHFENNHSVFEIMQEDHHDHLVCLNCNKVIEFTNDIIEKEQHSVADQHGFALTGHSLNLYGYCSDAECQEAYRKK; the protein is encoded by the coding sequence CAAGACTTACGCAAAGCTGGACTTAAAGTTACCCTTCCTCGTATTAAGATTTTGGAATTATTAGAAAATTCAAAACAACATCATTTAAGTGCTGAAGATATTTATAAAACCTTGCTTGAACAAGGTGAAGATGTTGGCTTAGCGACAGTTTACCGTGTGTTAACACAATTCGAAGCTGCGGGTATTATTCAGCGTCATCATTTTGAAAACAATCACTCTGTTTTCGAAATCATGCAGGAAGATCACCACGATCACCTTGTTTGCTTAAACTGTAATAAAGTTATTGAATTTACAAATGATATTATCGAGAAAGAGCAGCATTCAGTTGCAGACCAACATGGTTTTGCCTTAACTGGACACTCTTTAAATCTATATGGCTACTGTAGTGATGCAGAATGCCAAGAGGCTTATCGTAAAAAATAA
- a CDS encoding PilT/PilU family type 4a pilus ATPase: MDFNDLLNLMIQQNASDLFVTADVEPSMKINGQIVPVSKSKLSGEIVGQLVQSIMTDKQRKEFADTRECNFAIMNREKTARFRVSAFQQRDMPGMVLRKIETHIPSMDDLKLPEVLKELAMTKRGIIIFVGATGTGKSTSLASMIGFRNQNSKGHIITIEDPIEFVHQHAGCIVTQREVGIDTDSFEIALKNTLRQAPDVILIGEIRSRETMDYAIAFAETGHLVLATLHANNANQALDRIIHFFEADRHSQLYMDLSLNLKALVAQQLIPTPDGNSRRAAIEILINTPLLADYIRKGEIHEIKDLMKRSRELGMQTFDQALFDLYKAGQITYKDALKHADSPNDLRLTIKLSEEGADQLLSASRNITFDGQ, from the coding sequence ATGGACTTTAATGATTTACTCAATTTGATGATTCAACAAAATGCATCGGACTTATTTGTCACTGCGGATGTTGAACCTTCAATGAAAATTAACGGGCAGATCGTGCCTGTTTCCAAATCGAAACTTTCAGGGGAAATTGTAGGTCAACTGGTGCAATCCATTATGACCGACAAGCAGCGTAAAGAATTTGCAGACACACGTGAATGTAACTTCGCGATCATGAACCGTGAAAAGACGGCGCGTTTCCGTGTCAGTGCTTTTCAGCAACGTGATATGCCAGGCATGGTACTGCGTAAGATTGAAACGCATATTCCAAGTATGGACGACTTGAAGTTACCTGAAGTACTGAAAGAATTGGCGATGACCAAACGTGGCATCATCATCTTTGTTGGTGCAACAGGGACGGGTAAATCGACGTCTCTTGCGTCAATGATTGGTTTCCGTAATCAAAATTCCAAAGGTCATATCATCACCATTGAAGACCCGATTGAATTTGTGCATCAACATGCAGGCTGTATCGTGACACAGCGTGAGGTCGGGATTGATACCGATTCATTTGAGATTGCGCTGAAGAATACACTACGTCAGGCGCCTGACGTAATCTTGATTGGTGAGATTCGTTCACGTGAAACCATGGACTATGCCATCGCTTTCGCCGAAACAGGTCACTTGGTGCTTGCCACCCTGCACGCTAACAACGCTAACCAAGCACTGGATCGTATTATTCACTTCTTTGAAGCAGACCGTCATAGTCAATTGTATATGGATTTGTCGCTGAATTTAAAAGCACTCGTCGCACAGCAGTTGATTCCAACACCGGATGGTAATTCACGTCGTGCTGCGATTGAGATTTTGATCAATACACCACTTTTGGCGGATTATATCCGTAAAGGTGAAATTCATGAGATTAAAGATCTGATGAAACGTTCACGCGAATTGGGTATGCAAACCTTTGACCAAGCCCTATTCGACCTTTATAAAGCAGGTCAGATTACTTATAAAGATGCCTTGAAACACGCAGACTCGCCAAATGACCTACGCCTCACCATTAAACTGTCAGAAGAAGGCGCAGACCAGTTATTAAGTGCCAGCCGCAATATCACCTTCGATGGCCAATAA